The genomic interval GTTGTTATGTACGATGTTAGCAAGAGCAGAAACATCTCGAAGATCCGACTCGAGAAGTGAAGAAGGTGAGGAAGGCTCGAAACCGGCGTCAGGAGTGGAACATGATGGCTTATGACAAGGAGTTCCGTCCAGACACTCGCCTCACGCCGTCTCCATACCACGGCGTCTCGTCTGAAGGCTCCTTATCTCCGGACAGGTCAGAGATTTCCAGAGAAAATACAGTGccatgtgtttttttaaatagctgtaATGAGCTAACTAGGAcgatgttctttcttttctttcctccgTCCTACTTCCATCCTCTCCCCATGCAGGTCTGGAATGTCGGATGAGCACTCGTACCCCACCAGCCCCAACCACCCTCAGGATACAGGTGGCGCAGGAAGTGATGGGAAGGACACCGGCCCCACCCAGACCCAGTCCCTGGACCGTGCGTATCGGCCCCCTGTCTCCACCTCCGCCAGCACCCGCCAACACTCACTGGGTCGTGTGCAGCAGCATCATGGAGCTCCGCCCCCTGACCCCTCCGTTAATGGCCCCCGACCTTCTGCTGCCAAAGATTACAGGTACAAACAAATCTCTTCTCAAGACTGCCTCTTTTTTCCTGAAATGTGACCCTTTAAAATATGTCATGGCAGTCATGTTCCTTTAAGATTAGATGAGATaagactttattaatccccagatggagaaattagggcgTCACAGCAGCAAGACAGGTGAAGGAAAAAGAGATAATAAGGAGAACAGTACAgggatatataaagagtatatacaagatgtatacatatgtatagacataagcgcaaactatatatatatatatatatatatatatataaatttacacGCATATGTACATATGAGCAGTATATACAACAAACAACAGTGTACAGTCCCACTATACAAATAGCCCTTGTACAGTgtacacaatattatatatttaatgattcctttctttttaattacttttctttttaataaatatccaTAAAGAACGTGGACGGGGAACATGGGGAAATATGGAGAGGAGTCATACACAGTAATGTACCATTACTCTTAGATCTTTGATTTTGCACTTCTTCCCTCTTACATTCCAGTGGCCATCAGATGCAGGAACATTTCAtccctcctgctcctcctcctcctcccccagTAATCCCCTCGGCTCAGACAGCCTTCGACAGCACCTCTGTTCCACCGGCTCTGGCACCGGGGACAGTGTCAGCTCTGTCACGTCCCTACAGCCCGTCTCCTCCGCCTGTACCACCTTCAGCTTATGTCCCGTCTCCTTCCCACCCTGTGAGCGCTGGAGGTCCTCCAGTTGCCCCGCCCCCTCCACCTCCAGGACCCCCCACACACGCTCCATCACCGGCCAGAGCTGCTGCGCATCCATCTGGAGAGGGTACGCTGCCCAGGAAGGGCACGGTGCCCCTGATACCCATAAGCGATGCTCGCAGCGACCTGCTGGCTGCCATCCGCAGAGGTGAGTGTTTAGAGCGAAGATAACTACTGCTGACCAATGCGAAATATCCGTCATGGAAGTCCTGGGGAATTTGTAATTTTGCTGTTTGTATGGCGTAAAAACATTGTGGAAGTATAAAACTGTATTAATATGTGGGAGAAAATATTTCAACTTATAATGTCTCCAAGGCCCCAGAAAGTTACGTAGTGCTGCTTTAAGGTCACTCATAGCCTTTAGGAACAGTGTGAGAATTCAGTCCACCtgacatgtttattatttaaaaaagcaggttgctcttttttaaaaaaaacaagaggcgTTACAGTCCACAGAACTGATCCTCACAGGAcgtcttttgttttttgcaccattctgtgtaaactctagatattgttgtgtgagaaaatcccagaagatcagcagtttaaaaaaattataataatactcaagccaacaaccatgccacggtcaaagttaCGGAGATTTTGTCCCCATTCTGCTGATtgttgtgaacattacctgaagctctgccacatgattggctgaatggataattgcatgaatgaacaggtgtacaggtgttccgaATAAAGTGTTACGTTCCCCTTCCTACGTCTAGGGGTCAGAATGGAGGGTAACAAaaaaagtggagagagagagagagagagagagagagagagagagagagagaacgcccGTCTCCAGATCCCAGGGGAAGCACAAAGCACAGCAGACACCAGATTTAAGGGATTACAAAAAGAGTAACAAGTTGTTTTTTGCTGTACACCTGCTGAGATACAAACAAAGGCTTTGGGAGGGATAAATggccaaaacaacaaacaaaagatTCTTCCTACAGGCGTTTGGACACACCTTACCTGTCatcaaaataaaagagaaaataaaaacaggaggGACTTCCCTCACGCCCTCTCTAGTCGAAAATAGGAATAAACAACGATCAAATAAACTGGCATCCCACTCCCTACATATTCCCCCACCCTAAACTCTTTAACAATAAACTATACCAAAAACAAAGGAAGAGTCATCAAACCAGGGCCCATGGCCCGGCACCAGgctatatacagttatatacactATTTACAGGATAGGTCTTGTCTAACAAGTAACGAACACATTCAACCAACCTGTTAAATCAGCACCTGCACGCTCAGTGTATAAATTACTAACTGGAGACACACGCGCAGGCCAGCTCAATCTCACACAGGATACTGTTAGAGTTTtcccttaacacacacacacacacacacacacacagcataacaCTGGGACCAACTGATGACAGTCTCGCTAAGGAAGAGCTTtcagtctctgtctgtctctctctctcttgcctgGAGAACTCTGGTTTCTTTTATACTCCTCTGCCGCCTCGAGCTGCAACAACGATCAGGTGGCACTCATAATCCTGCAACGTGAACAGTGGGAGGAGCAACAGAGAAGCACGCaacatcacaccacatcacGCAACATCACGCCACATCACGCAACATCACGCAACATCACGCCACATCACGCAACATCACGCCACATCACGCAACATCACGCCAC from Ictalurus furcatus strain D&B chromosome 18, Billie_1.0, whole genome shotgun sequence carries:
- the si:ch73-362m14.4 gene encoding actin-binding protein WASF3, with the translated sequence MPLVKRSIEPRHLCRGALPEGVTSELECVTNSTLAAIIKQLGGLSRHAEDIFGELFNEANSFYMRMNSLQEKVDLLAVKVTQLDSTVEEVSLQDINMRKAFKSSTIQDQQVVSRNSILNSVMEMYQRCDKPPPLNILTPYRDDKKDGLKFYTDPSYFFNLWKEKMLQATENKRKEKRRQKQEQKHLEDPTREVKKVRKARNRRQEWNMMAYDKEFRPDTRLTPSPYHGVSSEGSLSPDRSGMSDEHSYPTSPNHPQDTGGAGSDGKDTGPTQTQSLDRAYRPPVSTSASTRQHSLGRVQQHHGAPPPDPSVNGPRPSAAKDYSGHQMQEHFIPPAPPPPPPVIPSAQTAFDSTSVPPALAPGTVSALSRPYSPSPPPVPPSAYVPSPSHPVSAGGPPVAPPPPPPGPPTHAPSPARAAAHPSGEGTLPRKGTVPLIPISDARSDLLAAIRRGIQLRKVQEQREQEAKKEPVGNDVATILSRRIAVEYSESDEDSEPEENEWSD